The region CGCGATCGAGGCAAGATAAGTGGGACGCGATCGTCAACTTCGCCTTCGATTGGTTGCCGTTTTACCTGACTCCCTTTTTCCGTAGGCCGATCGCGCACTTCATCAGCATGGGATCGACGGGCGATGCCCTTGATGGAGCTATGGCGCGCGTTGCCGAGCGCTATCCAGGGACGGTTGGCGTCTATACGCGAACGCAAGCTGCCACGTTTACGTTCGGCGATCGCTGTCGGATCCTCGGCAGCGGCATTGACTTGGCGCAGTATTGCTTTAACGACCGACCGGAAGCGGCAATCGCTTGGCTCGGTCGCATTGCTCCCGAGAAGGCCCTTGAAGACGCGATCGCCGCCGCCCGGCAAGCTAACGTCCCGCTGCGGGTGTTCGGAAAGCTGCAAGACGAAGCTTACTGGCAGCGCATCCAACGCGATTTCCCGGACGCACCTTTCGAGTACGGCGGCTTTCTCCCAACCGATCGGCTCCAAGCCGAAGTCGGTCGTTGCCGCGCATTGCTGATGACGCCGCGCTGGGTGGAAGCGTTTGGTAACGTAGCGATCGAAGCGCTGGCTTGCGGCGTTCCCGTAATTGCCTATCAGCGGGGCGGCCCGGCCGAAATCGTCTGTGACGGCAAAACCGGCTTCCTCGTCGAGCCCGACAGCCCACCCGGGCTGGTTGATGCGATCGCCCGCATCGATACTATCGACCGGAGTGCCTGCCGCCGCCAAGCCGAAGCCGAATATTCCCTGCCGGCTTTTTGCGATCGCTGGGAAACTTGGCTCCACGCGGTCGTTGCTTGCCAGCAGTCAGCGCTCTAGAGTGCTTGCCGTAACCCATATGGTCTGGCTTGTTATCGCTTGCAACTTGGTCGTGGTCCTCGTCAATGCTTACGTGGCGGCGGCGC is a window of Rubidibacter lacunae KORDI 51-2 DNA encoding:
- a CDS encoding glycosyltransferase family 4 protein, translated to MSLRLLFVSTSVGVLGTGQGGGVELTIACLARELLRRGHDVLVAAPTGSRLDGVPIVEIPGRLQVPAQSQERDAPISLPPDPVLGNLWDYARSRQDKWDAIVNFAFDWLPFYLTPFFRRPIAHFISMGSTGDALDGAMARVAERYPGTVGVYTRTQAATFTFGDRCRILGSGIDLAQYCFNDRPEAAIAWLGRIAPEKALEDAIAAARQANVPLRVFGKLQDEAYWQRIQRDFPDAPFEYGGFLPTDRLQAEVGRCRALLMTPRWVEAFGNVAIEALACGVPVIAYQRGGPAEIVCDGKTGFLVEPDSPPGLVDAIARIDTIDRSACRRQAEAEYSLPAFCDRWETWLHAVVACQQSAL